From one Armatimonadota bacterium genomic stretch:
- the rsmD gene encoding 16S rRNA (guanine(966)-N(2))-methyltransferase RsmD: MRPTAARVREALFNSLGARTVGADVLDLFAGTGALGLEALRRGAASAVFVERDARLADQIRAAARAFPEAAVEVWRADVAAALGRLAAAGRAFDLILLDPPYGTGALQATLDALAAGPLLRPGGRVVAEGHWRETPRTPPGWRLVREARYGETGLWFFTQAADDAEEGRA; this comes from the coding sequence GTGCGTCCGACCGCGGCGCGGGTGCGGGAGGCGCTCTTCAACAGCCTGGGGGCGCGCACGGTGGGGGCTGATGTCCTCGACCTCTTCGCCGGCACGGGCGCCCTCGGCCTGGAGGCCCTCCGCCGCGGCGCGGCGTCCGCCGTCTTCGTCGAGCGGGACGCGCGATTGGCCGATCAGATCCGCGCGGCGGCGCGCGCCTTCCCTGAGGCGGCGGTGGAGGTGTGGCGGGCCGACGTGGCCGCCGCCCTGGGGCGGCTGGCCGCCGCCGGGCGGGCGTTCGACCTGATCCTGCTCGACCCGCCCTACGGGACCGGCGCCCTCCAGGCCACGCTCGATGCGCTGGCCGCCGGGCCGCTGCTGCGTCCGGGCGGGCGGGTGGTGGCGGAGGGGCACTGGCGCGAGACTCCGCGCACCCCGCCGGGGTGGCGGCTGGTGCGCGAAGCCCGCTACGGCGAGACCGGGCTGTGGTTCTTCACCCAGGCGGCGGACGACGCCGAGGAGGGGAGGGCATGA